A DNA window from Aspergillus nidulans FGSC A4 chromosome I contains the following coding sequences:
- a CDS encoding uncharacterized protein (transcript_id=CADANIAT00007731) yields the protein MASIRTKVAIWLWGSDGKDRALLAKLDTTLLPYFSLIWFLFGVTRASYSSAYISGMKEALNFQGKDYNYMRTAYLVTYAVCQIPGTSLLTLVRPKHVFVPANVTWSVLTMVTFRTTHAWQVILLNAIEGAFSAIAYVGALFILGSWYKRSELGTRNAIFCVFGHLGSMAGGWIQAGLLKSLAGKGGLPAWKWIFIIVSVMTLPVALFGTPSLKINNAGWFFIPDLPVHRTAWYLNAEEKEHAAARLGSPSKQSWDLTVFKRVLWSWQFYLLPLIFMLYSLCVQSLSNNVMPLWMASRGYTTVQQNNYPTAIYATAIVGTVLYAVVSDKLRSRWEVSIAIGLTFVIGSAILFSDPPTAGYFFAFYLLGTTYAPQAVWYGWLADVTGHDVQLRAIATGFMNSFDFAFVTWWPLIFYPVTDAPDYRRGYFASLVTGALTLPFIGLIAYLERRDRKRGVIGRGAVDEDRLTDGDIDVFVSQSGHTFQTEPSKISPAQGAVTV from the exons ATGGCGTCCATTCGCACAAAGGTAGCCATTTGGCTCTGGGGCTCCGATGGGAAAGATCGCGCCTTGCTGGCGAAACTGGACACTACATTACTGCCGTATTTCTCCTTGATCTGGTTTCTTTTCGGCGTCACCAGAGCCAGCTACTCCTCAGCATATATCAGCGGAATGAAAGAGGCCCTCAACTTTCAAGGTAAGGACTACAATTACATGAGAACCGCCTACCTGGTCACCTATGCTGTTTGCCAGATACCGGGGACCAGTCTTCTCACTCTGGTGCGGCCGAAACATGTCTTCGTTCCGGCAAACGTTACTTGGAGTGTCCTTACAATGGTCACGTTTCGGACGACCCACGCCTGGCAGGTCATTCTGTTGAATGCTATCGAAGGGGCGTTTTCAGCGATTGCATA TGTCGGAGCCCTGTTCATCCTTGGTTCATGGTACAAGCGATCTGAACTGGGGACCAGAAACGCCATCTTCTGCGTCTTTGGCCATCTCGGGTCTATGGCTGGTGGCTGGATTCAAGCAGGACTGTTGAAAAGCCTGGCAGGCAAGGGTGGCCTTCCTGCATGGAAATGGATCTTCATCATTGTCTCCGTCATGACTCTGCCTGTCGCGTTATTCGGTACCCCTTCCCTCAAAATAa ACAATGCAGGCTGGTTCTTCATCCCCGATCTGCCTGTCCATCGAACGGCGTGGTATTTGAacgcggaggagaaggagcatgCGGCCGCTCGACTCGGCTCTCCCAGCAAGCAGTCATGGGACCTGACGGTCTTCAAACGGGTGCTTTGGAGCTGGCAGTTCTATCTCTTGCCGCTTATCTTCATGC TATACTCGCTCTGCGTCCAGAGTCTTTCTAACAACGTCATGCCGCTGTGGATGGCCTCGCGCGGATACACAACCGTGCAACAGAACAACTACCCAACCGCTATCTATGCCACAGCCATAGTAGGAACTGTCCTCTACGCTGTCGTCTCTGACAAACTGCGTTCGCGATGGGAAGTCTCTATTGCCATTGGCCTAACCTTTGTCATAGGCTCCGCCATTCTCTTCTCAGATCCCCCAACAGCAGGCtacttcttcgccttctaCTTGCTCGGCACCACGTACGCGCCGCAGGCAGTATGGTATGGCTGGTTGGCCGACGTGACCGGCCATGACGTGCAGCTGCGCGCCATCGCGACGGGGTTCATGAACTCGTTTGATTTTGCATTTGTCACTTGGTGGCCGTTGATTTTCTACCCTGTCACAGATGCACCGGACTATCGAAGGGGTTATTTCGCTAGCTTGGTTACTGGGGCCTTGACGCTGCCATTTATAGGGTTGATTGCATACCTGGAGAGGAGGGATAGGAAAAGGGGTGTTATCGGGAGGGGAGCCGTGGATGAGGATAGGCTTACAGACGGGGATATCGATGTCTTTGTCTCACAAAGTGGGCATACATTTCAAACAGAGCCGTCGAAGATCAGTCCCGCACAAGGCGCTGTTACTGTGTGA
- a CDS encoding uncharacterized protein (transcript_id=CADANIAT00007725), translated as MSTKLDKSLDEILVNRQPRNRRRTARRKAANAAAPVGGVQKITKGAKPAGKAVQNGHPAPTESKIMVSGLPADVNEANIKEYFSKSAGPVKRVMLTYNQNGTSRGIASIVFREPDTAAKAAKELNGLLVDGRPMKIEVVVDASHAPTVPAPKPLSDRVAQSKPQPKPATNAKNANAARSGRGGRGRGRGGKARGNRPKPKTAEELDAEMVDYFNASNENGASAEVNAAAGSAPQQPAAGEDLGMAEISVIPKKPSATWWHSEYRVDFARGQDTLFVAALQVNASFKYGVGLCVNGVFKDLNDLHIASARRATVTYPSAAQDCLCYLTDVMEEAPLSQPNSSPYMDAVGRCLFPPHFHLRVSHPNQNSSQVQVEDTMEKNQDGRAKDKNHHTGKDTEQFCCNDKFEVEDEGDEDEPAAQDAKTQFTHAITLVIASSYTLTVPWPSRVLLLPLKGGKSMF; from the exons ATGTCTACCAAGCTTGATAAGTCTTTGGATGAGATTCTTGTCAACCGTCAGCCGCGCAATCGCCGCCGTACTGCGCGCCGCAAGGCTGCAAACGCTGCCGCTCCAGTTGGAGGAGTGCAGAAGATCACAAAGGGTGCTAAGCCTGCTGGAAAGGCCGTTCAAAATGGACACCCTGCCCCAACTGAGAGCAAGATCATGGTCAGCGGCTTG CCTGCCGATGTGAATGAGGCCAATATCAAG GAATACTTCTCAAAGTCCGCAGGTCCGGTCAAGCGCGTCATGCTTACCTACAACCAAAACGGTACCAGCCGTGGTATCGCGTCAATTGTCTTCAGAGAACCCGACACAGCCGCGAAGGCCGCCAAGGAGCTTAACGGACTTCTTGTTGATGGTCGGCCCATGAAG ATTGAGGTTGTTGTCGACGCATCCCACGCCCCTACAGTTCCTGCACCCAAGCCGCTTAGCGATCGTGTAGC TCAGAGCAAGCCGCAGCCCAAGCCGGCAACCAATGCTAAGAACGCCAACGCCGCTCGCAGTGGACGTGGGggtcgcggtcgcggtcgtgGTGGTAAGGCACGCGGCAACCGTCCTAAGCCCAAGACAGCCGAAGAATTAGATGCCGAGATGGTCGACTACTTCAACGCTTCCAATGAGAACGGCGCCTCTGCCGAAGTCAACGCCGCAGCTGGCAGCGCCCCTCAGCAGCCCGCCGCCGGTGAAGATTTAGGCATGGCCGAGATTTCG GTAATACCAAAGAAGCCGTCGGCAACGTGGTGGCACTCTGAG TATAGAGTTGACTTTGCACGCGGTCAGGACACCTTGTTTGTTGCAGCCTTGCAAGTTAATGCGAGTTTCAAATATGGCGTTGGGTTATGCGTAAATGGTGTCTTTAAAGACTTGAATGATTTACATATTGCGTC AGCTCGAAGGGCAACAGTTACTTACCCATCCGCCGCCCAAGACTGCCTTTGCTATCTTACAGACGTGATGGAAGAAGCGCCTTTATCTCAGCCAAACTCTTCACCATATATGGATGCTGTCGGCCGTTGTCTGTTCCCTCCTCACTTTCACTTGCGCGTCTCACACCCAAACCAGAATTCATCACAAGTCCAGGTCGAGGACACAATGGAGAAAAATCAAGACGGGCGCGCCAAAGACAAAAACCACCACACGGGCAAAGACACAGAGCAATTCTGCTGCAATGACAAATTTGAAGTAGAGGACGAGGGTGACGAAGACGAACCAGCCGCGCAAGACGCCAAAACACAATTCACACATGCGATTACGCTTGTCATTGCTTCCTCCTACACCTTGACTGTTCCTTGGCCCTCTCGGGTCTTGCTTCTGCCCTTGAAGGGAGGGAAAAGCATGTTTTGA
- a CDS encoding translation machinery-associated protein TMA46 (transcript_id=CADANIAT00007728), whose translation MPPKKPDQPKKKKATVDDKTFGMKNKKGGSAKKQIAQLQAQAAHSKTADEKRKAAEKERREAEKRAAEQAKKEALELFKPVQVQKVPFGVDPKTVLCQFYKQGHCEKGRKCKFSHDLNVDRKAAKKDLYTDSREAEDEKKKADTMEQWDEAKLRSVVLSKHGNPRTTTDKVCKYFIEAVENQKYGWFWVCPNGGDKCMYKHSLPPGFVLKTKEQRAAEKAMMDKSPLNTLTLEDWLESERHKLTGELTPVTPETFAKWKKERMDKKAAEEQARKAKEATGRTLFESGNWRTEESEEESDEDDDGAWNLAALRKETERIREQKEEERLAKLHGEQQPGGED comes from the exons ATGCCTCCTAAGAAGCCTGATCAAcctaagaagaagaaggccactgTCGATGACAAG ACATTTGGCATGAAAAAC AAAAAAGGTGGAAGCGCCAAGAAACAGATCGCCCAGTTACAGGCCCAAGCCGCTCACAGCAAAACCGCCGATGAGAAACGAAAAGCGGCCGAGAAGGAACGGCGtgaagcagagaagagggctgctgagcaggcgaagaaggaggcgctggagctgttcaAGCCTGTCCAGGTGCAAAAAGTTCCCTTTGGTGTTGACCCGAAGACAGTGCTTTGCCAGTTCTACAAGCAGGGCCACTGTGAGAAGGGTCGCAAGTGCAAATTCAGTCACGACCTAAATGTCGATCGTAAGGCGGCCAAGAAGGATCTTTACACTGATTCCCGAGAGGcggaagacgagaagaagaaggccgacaCCATGGAGCAATGGGACGAAGCGAAGCTTCGTTCTGTTGTTCTTAGCAAGCACGGGAACCCGCGGACGACGACTGACAAGGTCTGCAAGTACTTCATTGAGGCCGTCGAGAACCAGAAATACGGTTGGTTCTGGGTGTGTCCGAATGGAGGTGATAAGTGCATGTACAAGCATAGTTTGCCGCCTGG ATTCGTCCTCAAGACAAAGGAGCAGCGCGCAGCAGAAAAGGCTATGATGGACAAGTCGCCGCTCAACACCCTGACCCTGGAAGATTGGCTTGAAAGCGAGCGACACAAGCTCACCGGAGAATTGACTCCCGTCACACCTGAAACCTTCGCCAAATGGAAGAAGGAGCGCATGGACAAAAAGGCCGCGGAGGAACAAGCCCGGAAGGCTAAGGAAGCCACTGGACGAACATTATTCGAGAGCGGCAACTGGCGgacagaagagagcgaagaggagtcagacgaggatgacgacggagCGTGGAACCTCGCTGCTCTACGGAAGGAGACTGAGAGAATACGTgagcagaaggaagaggagcgtCTGGCGAAACTACACGGTGAGCAACAGCCAGGTGGTGAGGACTGA
- a CDS encoding uncharacterized protein (transcript_id=CADANIAT00007724) produces the protein MALDGKVALITGGVKNLGAQIARELAASGANLALHYHSSSSQSDAAKVEAELQQSVKVVTYQGNLTSAAAVTKLFEDVNRDFGKIDIVVNTVGKVLKKPITEITEEEYDTMFAINSKTAFFVLKEAAKHVSDDGKIITIVTALLGAFTGYYTSYAGSKAPVEHFTRGVCKELQSRRISVNNIAPGPMDTPFFYPQESPEAVEFHKANGMGGRLTLVQDIAPIVRFLCTEGTWITGQTIFANGGYTTR, from the exons ATGGCGCTcgatggcaaggttgctCTCATCACCGGGGGTGTCAAGAATCTCGGTGCCCAAATTGCGCGAGAGCTCGCTGCTTCCGGGGCTAACCTTGCGCTCCATTATCATTCGTCCAGCAGCCAGTCAGATGCCGCTAAGGTCGAAGCTGAGCTGCAGCAATCTGTCAAGGTTGTGACCTACCAAGGTAACCTGACctccgccgcggccgtcACCAAGCTGTTTGAGGACGTCAATCGCGATTTTGGCAAGATTGATATTGTTGTGAACACTGTTGGcaaggtcttgaagaaacctATCACTGAGATCACGGAGGAGGAATACGATACGATGTTTGC GATCAACTCAAAGACCGCATTCTTTGTCCTGAAGGAAGCCGCCAAGCACGTTTCCGACGATGGGAAGATAATCACCATTGTCACGGCTTTGCTGGGTGCATTCACCGGATACTATACTTCATATGCTGGCAGTAAAGCGCCCGTCGAGCACTTTACTCG TGGCGTCTGCAAAGAACTCCAGTCCCGCCGTATCAGCGTTAACAACATCGCCCCTGGGCCGATGGATACCC CTTTCTTCTACCCCCAGGAATCCCCCGAAGCCGTCGAATTCCACAAGGCCAACGGAATGGGCGGTCGTTTGACTCTGGTTCAGGACATTGCGCCCATTGTTCGGTTCCTCTGCACCGAGGGTACTTGGATTACTGGTCAGACTATCTTCGCAAATGGCGGATACACTACGAGATAG
- a CDS encoding hexose transporter hxtA (transcript_id=CADANIAT00007729), whose translation MAFKKSYNVYFLCGFMTLGGGLFGFDISSMSGVLGTAAYNNYFQVGGGNYKQGGITCAMPFGSLVGALASSFLADKYSRVTAIQFSSTLWIIGSVFQCAANGIPLLVVGRVIAGLCVGIASAMVPVYIAEVSPKHIRGRMISLQQWAITWGILIQYFIQYGASNVDGGPDNETQSTAAFRIPWGIQIVPGVIYFVGLFLYPKSPRWLASKDRWDECMHVLARLHGNGDMNHPLVLAQYKEIQDALALEREQASTSYQELIKPRIAKRVFLGMSLQMWSQLSGMNVMMYYIVYIMQSTGAGSPLLTASIQYILNTALTLPAILWLDRFGRRPAILIGFTMQAIFLYIEGGLQAGYGRSTRPSDDLNAISWTVADHPGVGKAIIAMSYLFVCSFATTIGPTSWTYPAEIYPAKVRAKAVSLATASNWTWNCLLALFVPPLLWNINWKMYMIFAAFNTVAALHMFLTAPETKGYTLEEMDEVFESGIAPWKKRKISSRLEQIEREIAEGNLKVTDRTGPVDPVQENVGEPEKAV comes from the exons ATGGCTTTCAAGAAGTCCTACAATGTTTACTTCCTTTGCGGGTTCATGACCCTTG GTGGTGGTCTGTTCGGTTTCGACATCTCGTCGATGAGTG GTGTCTTGGGTACCGCGGCCTACAACAACTACTTTCAggtcggcggcggcaattACAAACAG GGTGGAATCACTTGTGCTATGCCATTTGGATCGCTCGTCGGTGCCCTAGCCTCCAGTTTCCTTGCCGACAAATACTCGCGTGTCACTGCAATTCAGTTCTCGTCTACTTTGTGGATTATTGGATCAGT CTTTCAATGTGCCGCCAACGGTATCCCCTTGCTGGTCGTCGGTCGTGTCATTGCAGGCCTCTGCGTTGGCATCGCCTCAGCTATGGTTCCGGTCTACATCGCCGAAGTGAGCCCAAAGCATATCCGAGGGCGAATGATATCGCTACAGCAATGGGCAATCACCTGGGGTATCCTGATCCAGTACTTCATTCAATACGGCGCTAGCAACGTCGACGGCGGGCCTGACAATGAAACCCAGAGCACAGCGGCCTTCCGAATTCCATGGGGTATCCAGATTGTCCCCGGTGTAATTTACTTCGTTGGTTTGTTTCTATACCCTAAATCGCCCCGCTGGCTGGCGAGCAAGGACCGCTGGGACGAGTGCATGCATGTCCTCGCCCGCCTCCACGGGAACGGAGACATGAACCACCCCCTTGTTCTGGCCCAGTACAAGGAAATTCAGGACGCGCTCGCCCTTGAACGTGAGCAGGCTAGCACCAGCTATcaggagctcatcaagccaCGCATCGCAAAGCGTGTTTTCCTGGGCATGAGTCTGCAGATGTGGTCGCAATTGTCGGGAATGAACGTCATGATG TACTACATCGTCTACATCATGCAGTCCACAGGAGCGGGCTCCCCTCTTCTAACAGCTTCCATTCAATACATCCTTAACACGGCCCTTACTCTCCCAGCGATTCTCTGGCTCGACCGCTTCGGCCGCCGCCCTGCGATCCTCATTGGCTTCACCATGCAAGCAATCTTCCTTTACATTGAGGGTGGCCTGCAAGCCGGCTATGGTCGCTCGACTCGACCGTCCGACGACCTAAACGCCATCTCCTGGACCGTGGCGGACCACCCGGGTGTGGGCAAGGCTATCATCGCCATGTCGTACCTCTTTGTCTGCTCCTTCGCAACGACCATTGGTCCAACTTCCTGGACCTACCCGGCTGAAATCTACCCGGCCAAGGTCCGTGCCAAGGCTGTCTCACTGGCTACGGCGTCCAACTGGACCTGGAACTGTCTCCTTGCGCTCTTTGTTCCGCCACTTCTGTGGAATATCAACTGGAAGATGTACATGATT TTCGCAGCCTTCAACACTGTCGCCGCCTTGCACATGTTCCTGACCGCCCCTGAAACAAAAGGATACACgcttgaggagatggacgaggTCTTTGAGAGCGGCATCGCGccctggaagaaaaggaagatCAGCTCCCGTCTTGAGCAGATCGAGAGGGAGATTGCCGAGGGTAACCTCAAGGTTACGGACCGGACTGGTCCCGTCGATCCTGTGCAGGAGAACGTTGGTGAACCGGAGAAGGCGGTGTAA
- a CDS encoding uncharacterized protein (transcript_id=CADANIAT00007730) has product MGYSSTTELFVEWAVGLVIIAVRLYARWTLGKQNFYWDDLCLGFVTIFWTFHTVFLYLCTDVYGSNIGLNEQTALEVPDDQVEDLREGSIYAFIAWLSYIFLVWSFKGVLIFLYSRLTMGLWHHRLLIGVGIGSIATFFASLFFHLFICLPVSRSWQVKPYAGDTNIQHQQGPNPQSTPSGPGNSLIFANRTDIAIMAVPIPLVLAARIALSQKIVLCALFSSGIFVMIAAILRAYYSVTDIDELSIALGWASREALVSAIIVCAPGIKPLLTRIGFFRSYGSSNGLSNYNYGDTPGSKSRSKSKSRNTGTMFTSRSKKNDSVLQTVTDYTERDKDGRAHPYELSRLERRKRKGSSGESQEYIIESGEGNTNPPSTTPGRSERDGSPDQGILVTTDVMLAREEA; this is encoded by the exons ATGGGCTACAGCAGCACGACCGAACTCTTCGTTGAGTGGGCAGTTGGCCTGGTCATCATTGCTGTTCGTCTCTATGCTCGCTGGACCCTGGGGAAGCAGAACTTTTACTGGGACGACTTATGCCTTGGCTTTGTCACG ATATTCTGGACCTTCCACACGGTTTTTCTGTATCTTTGCACAG ATGTCTACGGATCCAACATCGGCTTGAACGAACAGACTGCCCTCGAGGTGCCGGATGACCAGGTCGAGGACTTGCGCGAGGGCTCTATCTATGCCTTCATTGCCTGGCTTTCCTACATCTTCTTGGTGTGGTCGTTCAAAGGTGTCCTTATTTTCCTCTACAGTCGATTGAC AATGGGTCTCTGGCACCATCGCTTATTAATCGGAGTCGGTATCGGCTCTATCGCCACCTTCTTTGCCTCGTTGttcttccacctcttcaTTTGCTTGCCTGTTAGCAGGAGCTGGCAGGTCAAGCCCTATGCTGGCG ACACCAACAtccaacatcagcaaggCCCCAACCCACAATCTACACCATCTGGCCCGGGCAATTCACTCATTTTTGCCAACAGAACAGACATAGCCATCATGGCCGTTCCAATACCGCTTGTCCTCGCCGCCCGAATCGCGCTCTCACAAAAGATCGTACTCTGCGCGCTTTTCTCCTCCGGCATCTTCGTCATGATCGCCGCCATTCTCCGCGCTTACTACTCCGTCACGGATATTGACGAGCTCTCGATCGCCCTTGGTTGGGCCTCCCGCGAGGCTCTCGTCTCTGCGATTATTGTCTGCGCTCCGGGGATAAAGCCGCTTCTGACGAGGATTGGGTTCTTCCGGTCTTACGGGTCGTCTAACGGGTTAAGTAATTACAATTATGGAGATACACCCGGGTCGAAGTCAAGGTCGAAGTCCAAGTCGCGGAATACGGGCACGATGTTCACTTCGAGGAGTAAGAAGAACGATAGTGTTTTGCAGACCGTTACCGATTACACGGAACGGGACAAAGACGGACGTGCGCATCCGTATGAACTGTCGCGCCTGGAGCGCAGGAAGCGCAAGGGCTCGTCGGGCGAGAGCCAGGAGTATATTATCGAATCTGGCGAAGGAAATACGAATCCGCCTTCTACCACGCCCGGGAGGAGTGAGCGTGATGGCAGCCCGGATCAAGGCATTCTGGTTACTACTGATGTGATGCTTGCACGTGAAGAGGCCTGA
- a CDS encoding uncharacterized protein (transcript_id=CADANIAT00007722), producing the protein MTRKTGASSKRDPKGERKGGLILNLARLALLCLELGIRQCKTYQLVSENKTEGMTLGYANNNDDQENAGSDERELLWHARV; encoded by the exons ATGACTCGAAAGACTGGTGCTTCCTCAAAACGAGATCCgaaaggggaaaggaaagggggGTTG ATCCTGAACCTTGCCCGCCTGGCCTTGCTTTGCCTTGAATTAGGTAT CAGACAGTGTAAGACGTACCAACTCGTATCCGA AAACAAGACCGAGGGTATGACGCTGGGCTATGCTAATAATAACGACGATCAAGAAAATGCTGGAAGTGACGAACGGGAGCTGCTGTGGCACGCTCGGGTATGA
- a CDS encoding uncharacterized protein (transcript_id=CADANIAT00007723) → MGNDFVFIHVREPKDALKLAKDSHIRSHVTRRQWKLFEERSQAAFQRDLKKAKTETQGNDDKQDNQHLVSGEVVRHSQSTGAAQPVYFGLPIPRPFGGLRGDPFRSYPVAWRPILPQLVDHYLMSMAVDIPELDQPGNRGLLRTDWFPLVMTEPSLFLVIVLLAASNYASVQTEPTGMKLHLLGLRYEAVQAVNKSLELQSSFVSDALIGAIAKMASYEAMYGNPENYAVHMRGLQRAVELRGGLDALGLGGLLRRIVIWIDRNGAFLNGSTLYFPGESFAPGQPLPDPNPGHFLGAQ, encoded by the exons ATGGGCAACGACTTTGTCTTCATCCACGTTCGCGAACCGAAGGATGCGCTGAAACTGGCCAAGGACTCGCACATCCGCTCCCATGTCACACGCCGCCAATGGAAGCTGTTTGAGGAACGCTCTCAGGCTGCCTTTCAGAGGGATCTCAAAAAGGCTAAGACAGAGACACAAGGGAACGATGATAAGCAAGACAACCAGCACCTGGTTTCTGGGGAAGTTGTCCGACACAGCCAGTCCACAGGAGCTGCTCAGCCAGTGTACTTTGGTTTACCTATCCCCAGACCATTCGGTGGCCTGCGAGGGGACCCCTTTAGGTCGTATCCTGTCGCCTGGCGGCCGATCTTGCCGCAACTTGTTGATCACT ACCTCATGAGCATGGCGGTAGACATTCCTGAGTTAgaccagccaggaaaccgagGCCTCCTTCGCACCGACTGGTTTCCTCTGGTTATGACTGAGCCGTCGCTTTTCCTGGTCATTGTCTTGCTCGCCGCATCCAATTATGCTTCTGTACAGACAGAGCCCACGGGCATGAAATTGCATCTGCTCGGACTTCGGTACGAGGCAGTACAGGCGGTCAATAAGTCTTTGGAGCTCCAGTCTTCTTTTGTCAGCGATGCCCTGATAGGCGCAAtcgcgaagatggcgagctACGAGGCCATGTACGGAAACCCAGAGAACTACGCAGTCCACATGCGGGGTTTGCAGCGCGCAGTCGAGCTTCGTGGCGGGCTGGATGCCCTGGGCCTCGGCGGCCTCCTACGGCGGATCGTGATCTGGATCGACCGTAATGGTGCTTTCCTGAACGGCTCAACCCTATATTTCCCCGGCGAGAGCTTTGCGCCAGGCCAACCATTGCCAGATCCGAATCCAGGCCATTTTTTGGGAGCGCAATAG
- the wos2 gene encoding Hsp90 cochaperone SBA1 (transcript_id=CADANIAT00007727) has protein sequence MPELPQHTPEVTWAQRSSGTDAERNYLYVSIKAADVAKSDAKLDITPSNVTFTGPSKKGVTYHVSLDLYADIEPENSKVNHSDREVELVLRKKELKEEYWPRLLKESKKVHFLKTDFDKWVDEDEQDEAPEDDYGNNFGGFDPSDQGGLGNIDFSKLGGLSGMGGAPGDLGAEGEDEDDEDMPELEESDKKAEDKAEDKAEDKAKIQELS, from the exons ATGCCCGAACTCCCTCAACACACCCCCGAAG TCACATGGGCCCAGCGCTCCTCTGGGACCGATGCCGAGCGCAACTACCTCTACGTGAGCATCAAAGCTGCTGATGTGGCTAAGTCCGATGCGAAACTCGACATTACTCCCAGCAATGTCACATTTACGGGACCTTCCAAGAAGGGCGTAACATACCACGTTTCGCTCGACCTTTATGCGGATATTGAACCCGAGAACAGCAAGGTGAATCACAGCGATCGCGAGGTTGAACTTGTCCTgcgcaagaaggagctgaaggaggaGTACTGGCCTCGCCTTCTGAAGGAGTCTAAGAAGGTTCACTTCCTCAAGACCGATTTCGACAAG tgggtggatgaggatgaacagGACGAGGCGCCAGAAGATGACTATGGTAATAACTTTGGCGGGTTTGACCCTTCTGACCAGGGTGGTCTTGGAAACATTGACTTCTCGAAACTCGGCGGTCTTTCCGGGATGGGCGGCGCCCCCGGCGATTTGGGCgctgagggagaggacgag gatgacgaagacatgCCCGAGCTTGAGGAGTCTGacaagaaggctgaggataAGGCCGAGGACAAGGCCGAAGACAAGgccaagatccaggaacTCTCGTAA
- a CDS encoding ESCRT-III subunit protein VPS24 (transcript_id=CADANIAT00007726): MESLKAVFFGPDPQTQMRKCNQLIRANTRQLDRDIAQLKALDGKTRQTIVNASKRAQRNPARAKQANLEAKMLARELVRVRRQTTRLTTSRAQLQSVQMQVNEAFAVRKIQGSLQKSTGIMKDVNTLIRLPQLSATMHQLATELVRAGIIEEMVDDAIPNNELLEDEEAEADEEVDKILQEILQGKLSQVDEVKPERPLEEPQQAEEEFEDQEAALAQMRGRLEALKS; this comes from the exons ATGGAGTCTCTCAAGGCTGTTTTCTTTGGTCCCGATCCTCAGACGCAA ATGCGAAAATGTAACCAGCTCATCCGCGCAAATACGCGTCAGTTGGATCGTGATATCGCGCAGCTCAAAGCACTTGACGGCAAAACGCGGCAGACCATAGTCAACGCCTCGAAGCGCGCCCAGCGGAACCCAGCGCGCGCGAAACAGGCGAACCTCGAAGCGAAAATGCTTGCGCGGGAACTTGTTCGGGTCCGAAGACAGACGACTCGCCTGACAACTAGCCGGGCTCAGCTACAGAGCGTTCAAATGCAGGTCAACGAAGCGTTCGCAGTCCGGAAGATCCAGGGTAGCCTACAGAAATCGACGGGTATAATGAAGGATGTGAACACATTGATCCGTCTCCCACAGCTGTCAGCAACAATGCATCAACTTGCTACCGAGTTGGTCCGCGCCGGTATTATTGAAGAGATGGTGGACGACGCTATTCCAAATAACGAACTactggaggatgaagaggcagaggctgatgaggaggtcgaTAAAATCCTACAGGAAATCTTACAGGGAAAGCTATCCCAGGTGGACGAAGTCAAACCAGAAAGACCTCTGGAGGAGCCTCAGCAGGCCGAGGAAGAGTTCGAGGATCAGGAAGCCGCTCTTGCGCAAATGAGGGGCCGTCTGGAAGCTCTCAAAAGCTAA